A genome region from Musa acuminata AAA Group cultivar baxijiao chromosome BXJ3-5, Cavendish_Baxijiao_AAA, whole genome shotgun sequence includes the following:
- the LOC103985356 gene encoding S-adenosylmethionine decarboxylase proenzyme: MTFSMGGSPHPPPVSPIGFEGYEKRLEITFSEAPIFVDPQGRGLRAISRAQIDSILDLARCTIVSQLSNKDFDSYVLSESSLFVYPYKIILKTCGTTKLLLSIPRILDLAADLSLSVLSAKYSRGTFIFPGAQPSPHRSFSEEVSVLNGFFGSLKSGGKAYVIGDPSMPNRKWHIYYATQKPELPLVTLEMCMTGLDAERASIFFKNSVDGNNSSANEMTKLSGISDIIPEMEICDFDFEPCGYSMNGIHGPALSTIHVTPEDGFSYASYEAMGFNPYSLNYHDLVERVLRCFGPSEFTVAVTIFGGRGLAATWAKKVDLHGYACNDMVEQELPGDGLLVYQTFASSTATAESPRSILHHWEGVTLENAVKDGKGGVFSEREVLVEKGGKDEKGRL, encoded by the coding sequence ATGACATTCTCGATGGGTGGTTCCCCGCACCCTCCCCCTGTTTCGCCAATTGGGTTCGAGGGGTACGAGAAGCGCCTGGAGATTACCTTCTCTGAGGCGCCCATCTTTGTCGACCCCCAGGGTCGTGGACTGCGCGCCATCTCGCGTGCGCAGATCGATTCTATTCTTGATTTGGCACGGTGCACCATCGTGTCTCAACTGTCGAACAAGGACTTCGATTCGTATGTCCTCTCTGAGTCGAGCCTCTTTGTGTACCCCTACAAGATCATTCTCAAGACCTGTGGGACGACAAAGCTCCTCCTTTCCATTCCCAGAATCCTTGATCTTGCTGCAGACCTCTCGCTCTCTGTTCTCTCTGCAAAGTACTCTCGTGGGACCTTCATTTTCCCCGGCGCGCAGCCATCTCCGCACCGCAGCTTCTCTGAGGAAGTCTCTGTCCTGAATGGCTTCTTTGGCAGCCTCAAGTCCGGCGGTAAAGCTTATGTGATTGGTGATCCATCGATGCCGAACCGGAAATGGCATATATACTATGCTACCCAGAAACCTGAGCTGCCTTTGGTTACTCTGGAGATGTGTATGACCGGGCTGGACGCTGAACGCGCATCGATCTTCTTCAAGAACTCAGTTGATGGCAATAATTCTTCTGCGAACGAGATGACAAAGCTCTCTGGGATCTCCGACATCATTCCTGAGATGGAAATATGCGACTTTGATTTCGAGCCCTGTGGATACTCCATGAACGGGATTCACGGTCCAGCACTCTCTACAATCCATGTGACACCTGAGGATGGTTTCAGCTACGCGAGCTACGAAGCCATGGGGTTCAACCCTTACTCCTTGAACTATCACGACCTGGTCGAAAGAGTCCTCAGGTGCTTCGGCCCTTCTGAGTTCACCGTTGCAGTCACCATCTTCGGAGGACGTGGGCTGGCTGCCACATGGGCGAAGAAGGTTGATCTGCATGGATATGCTTGCAATGACATGGTGGAGCAGGAGCTTCCCGGTGATGGACTGTTGGTCTACCAGACCTTCGCTTCTTCCACTGCGACGGCAGAGTCACCAAGGTCCATCCTGCATCACTGGGAAGGAGTTACTTTGGAGAATGCAGTAAAGGATGGCAAAGGAGGAGTCTTCTCAGAACGTGAGGTGCTGGTGGAGAAGGGAGGGAAAGATGAGAAGGGGAGATTATGA
- the LOC135637760 gene encoding putative leucine-rich repeat receptor-like serine/threonine-protein kinase At2g24130: MVMKHAIFLLLLQNIAAAEHHRLLPNRQQPIQQEKAALLAFKSSLTLQSQLVLPNWNETTGVCQFVGVRCNRRHLHVKYLVLRRQLISGALSPVLANLTGLDTLDLSENHLTGHIPPEISYLRNLTILDLSGNLLNGTIPPSLAYLTKLGYLNIRSNKLAGQIPDAIFHNCTHLVVVDLSDNALFGEIPSEVGTGLQYLLILNLYMNDLTGRLPRWLSNSSRLLQLDVENNYLSGELPTETVRGMSELEVLHLSHNNLLSHDSNTNLEPFFLALSNCSHLQELEMAGLGVGGSLPPRIGEGKQNLSIVNMEDNMISGQIPPDISNLSNLTLLNLSSNLLNGTLPKEIWQLPKLERLFLSCNFFVGFIPSEIGGLVSVGLLDLSENMLAGEVPSSIGNLVRISELYLHKNQLSGSIPATLGRCMSLNKLDLSYNRLTGRIPPEVSGIAKIYFNLSNNRLRGPLPEELGKMDQVQEIDLSANKLAGEITSRLSSCAELRLINLSHNHLRGQLPTALGHLQNLETLDVSFNYLDGEIPSSLNGCAGLTVLNLSYNDFNGSVPTGGVFSSFTDLSYLGNPHLCGSVVGRTCPRRRRWSNSRKFLIAVAVGASAVAFVLTVCCVMVVRKIRGMGIGRAGDGFGGSSPVVRSSYPRISYRELVAATEEFDQGRLVGSGSYGHVYRGVLRDGTVVAVKVLNLQAGNSTRSFNRECQVLKRIRHRNLMRIITACSLPDFKALVLPFMGNGSLESRLHSGSAELSLIQRVNVCSDIAEGMAYLHHHSPVKVIHCDLKPSNVLLNDDMTALVSDFGIARLVMSVGVGNTAENTGSSTANMLRGSIGYIAPEYGYGSNASTKGDVYSFGVVVLEVVTGRRPTDEMFEGEMSMHGWVKSHYHGRAAAIVDSALASEVRRQMPEVQILWEAAIGELLELGLLCSQESPSSRPTMMDAADDLGRLKRSLAGDSTTATFASSLGLSSSVFGETSMSNFGD; the protein is encoded by the exons ATGGTGATGAAGCATGccatctttctcctcctcctccaaaacATTGCCGCGGCCGAACACCACCGCCTCCTGCCTAACCGGCAGCAGCCAATCCAGCAGGAGAAAGCTGCCCTCTTGGCCTTCAAGAGCTCGCTCACACTGCAGTCCCAACTGGTTCTCCCAAACTGGAACGAGACCACCGGAGTTTGCCAGTTTGTGGGCGTCAGATGCAACCGGCGGCATCTCCATGTCAAGTACCTCGTCCTCCGCCGCCAGCTCATCTCCGGCGCCCTCTCACCGGTCCTCGCCAACCTCACCGGCCTTGACACGCTGGACTTGTCGGAGAACCACCTCACCGGGCACATACCGCCGGAGATTTCCTACTTGAGAAACCTCACCATCCTCGATCTCTCGGGGAACCTGCTAAACGGTACGATTCCTCCGTCACTCGCCTACCTCACCAAGCTCGGCTACCTCAACATCCGCAGCAACAAGCTCGCAGGGCAGATTCCAGACGCCATCTTCCACAATTGCACTCACTTGGTTGTCGTCGACCTCTCCGACAATGCTCTGTTTGGTGAGATCCCATCGGAAGTGGGAACGGGTCTTCAATATCTGCTCATCCTCAATCTCTACATGAACGATTTGACCGGACGATTACCTCGGTGGCTTTCGAACTCGTCGCGCCTGCTTCAACTGGACGTGGAGAACAACTACCTTTCAGGTGAGCTGCCCACCGAGACAGTGCGGGGAATGAGTGaactcgaagtccttcacttgtCTCACAACAATCTGCTAAGCCATGACAGCAACACTAACCTCGAGCCCTTCTTCTTAGCTCTCTCCAACTGTTCCCACCTCCAGGAGCTTGAGATGGCAGGGCTCGGTGTTGGTGGATCGTTGCCACCCAGGATCGGTGAGGGTAAGCAGAATCTGTCCATCGTCAACATGGAAGACAACATGATCTCCGGCCAAATCCCTCCTGACATCTCAAACCTCTCCAACCTGACCCTGTTGAACCTGTCGAGCAACCTTCTAAATGGGACGCTCCCAAAGGAGATCTGGCAGCTCCCGAAGCTGGAGAGATTGTTTCTGTCCTGCAACTTCTTCGTCGGGTTTATTCCCTCCGAGATCGGAGGTCTCGTCTCGGTTGGTCTGCTTGATCTGTCAGAAAACATGCTCGCTGGTGAAGTACCGAGCAGCATCGGAAACCTTGTTCGGATCAGTGAACTGTACCTTCACAAGAACCAGCTCTCTGGATCGATACCTGCAACACTCGGGCGATGCATGAGCTTGAACAAGCTGGACCTGTCGTATAATAGATTGACAGGGAGGATTCCCCCGGAAGTATCAGGCATTGCGAAGATATACTTCAACCTGTCGAACAACCGGCTGCGGGGGCCTCTTCCGGAGGAGCTGGGCAAGATGGATCAGGTGCAAGAGATCGATCTGTCCGCGAACAAGCTCGCCGGCGAGATCACCTCTCGGCTCTCGTCTTGTGCTGAGCTGAGGCTGATCAATCTGTCACATAACCACCTCAGAGGACAGCTTCCGACCGCACTTGGTCATCTCCAAAACCTCGAGACGCTTGATGTTTCCTTCAATTACTTGGATGGGGAGATCCCGTCGAGCCTCAACGGGTGCGCCGGTCTCACCGTGCTGAATCTTTCGTACAATGACTTCAATGGATCGGTGCCCACCGGTGGAGTCTTCTCGTCGTTCACCGACCTCTCCTATCTCGGAAACCCTCACCTCTGCGGGTCGGTTGTCGGAAGGACCTGCCCTCGACGCCGACGATGGTCTAATTCTCGCAAGTTCTTGATAGCTGTGGCCGTCGGCGCTTCGGCGGTGGCGTTTGTGCTGACAGTATGCTGTGTGATGGTGGTTAGAAAGATAAGAGGCATGGGCATAGGGAGGGCAGGGGATGGTTTTGGTGGTTCATCGCCGGTAGTCAGGTCGAGCTACCCTCGGATCAGCTACCGGGAGCTTGTGGCGGCGACGGAGGAATTCGATCAGGGAAGACTGGTTGGGTCGGGAAGCTATGGGCATGTTTACAGAGGAGTCCTGAGAGATGGAACCGTTGTTGCAGTGAAGGTGCTGAACCTGCAAGCGGGTAACTCCACGAGGAGCTTCAACAGAGAGTGCCAAGTTCTGAAGAGGATCAGGCATCGGAACCTGATGAGGATCATAACGGCATGCAGCCTGCCGGACTTTAAGGCGTTGGTGCTGCCGTTCATGGGGAACGGCAGCCTGGAGAGCCGCCTCCATTCGGGCTCTGCCGAGCTGAGCTTGATTCAGAGGGTGAACGTCTGCAGTGACATCGCGGAAGGGATGGCCTACTTGCACCACCACTCTCCGGTGAAGGTGATCCACTGCGATCTGAAACCCAGCAACGTGCTTCTCAACGATGACATGACCGCCTTGGTCTCTGACTTCGGGATTGCAAGGTTGGTGATGAGTGTCGGAGTTGGGAACACGGCGGAGAACACCGGGAGTTCCACCGCCAACATGCTCCGTGGCTCCATTGGCTACATTGCTCcag AATATGGATATGGATCGAATGCGTCAACGAAGGGGGATGTGTACAGCTTCGGCGTGGTAGTGCTGGAAGTGGTCACCGGAAGGAGACCCACCGACGAGATGTTCGAGGGCGAGATGAGCATGCACGGGTGGGTGAAGAGCCACTACCACGGCCGCGCGGCGGCAATCGTCGATTCCGCGCTGGCGAGCGAGGTGCGGCGGCAAATGCCGGAGGTGCAGATATTGTGGGAGGCCGCCATTGGAGAGCTGCTGGAGCTGGGCCTGCTGTGCAGTCAGGAGAGCCCATCGTCCAGGCCGACGATGATGGACGCCGCCGACGACTTGGGCCGGCTGAAGCGGTCTCTCGCCGGCGACAGCACCACCGCCACCTTCGCCTCCTCTCTTGGCCTCTCGTCCTCCGTCTTTGGGGAGACGAGCATGTCCAACTTCGGCGACTAG
- the LOC103985353 gene encoding uncharacterized protein LOC103985353, translated as MGNTSSMLTQYDIEEVQEHCNHAFSQQEIVSLYHRFCQLDRNSSGFIPGDEFLSVPEFAVNPLSQRLLRMLDGLNFKEFVAFLSAFSPRTSLQQKIEFIFRVYDFDSNGRVTFDDILGVLRDLTGSFISEQQRQKVLTRVLEEAGYTKDSSLVLSDFMKILGNSDLKMEVEVPID; from the exons ATGGGCAACACCTCCTCCATGCTCACCCAATACGACATCGAAGAAGTCCAGGAGCACTGCAACCACGCCT TTTCGCAGCAAGAGATTGTATCTCTGTACCACAGATTCTGCCAGCTCGATCGTAACAGCAGTGGATTTATACCCGGGGATGAGTTCTTGTCAGTGCCGGAGTTCGCAGTTAATCCGCTTTCTCAG AGGCTACTAAGGATGCTGGACGGCTTAAATTTTAAAGAATTTGTTGCTTTCCTTTCTGCTTTCAGTCCGCGGACAAGCTTGCAGCAAAAAATCGAAT TTATATTCAGGGTCTATGATTTTGATTCCAATGGAAGAGTCACATTCGATGATATATTGGGCGTATTACGAGACTTGACGGGTTCTTTTATAAGCGAGCAGCAGAGGCAG AAAGTTTTGACCCGTGTCCTTGAAGAAGCTGGCTACACAAAAGATTCATCGCTCGTCTTGTCTGACTTCATGAAG ATTCTTGGCAACTCTGATTTGAAGATGGAGGTTGAAGTTCCTATTGATTGA